The genomic DNA GCACCGGCAGGGGGTAGGGCGTGGCGTGGGTGTAGCCGCCCGCCACCGGCACCACCGTGAGCGGGCAGGCGCGGCCGCCGGCCAGCCATTTTTCGCCATTCATCATCTTCGCCAGCTCGCCCACCGTGAGGCCGTGGCAGATGGGCAGCGGGTCGAGGCCCACAAACGAGCGGTGCTTAGCCTCCAGCACGGGGCCATCGACTACCGCGCCGTTGGGGTTGGGGCGGTCGAGCACCACCACCGTTTTGCCCTGCTCGGCGGCGGCTTCCAGTATATAATGCAGCGTGCTGATGAAGGTGTAGAAGCGCGTGCCTACGTCCTGGATATCAAACACCAGCACGTCCACGTCGGCCAGCATCTCGGGGGTAGGCTTCTTGGTTTTACCGTACACCGAGCGCACGGGCACGCCGGTGCGGGCATCGTGGCCGTCGGCAATGGTGGCCCCGTCGGCCGCCTCGCCCCGAAAGCCGTGCTCGGGCGCGAAAATGGCCGTCAGGTTGACGCCCAACGTTTTAAGTGTATCCACCAAATACGCGTTGCCGACACGCGAAGTCTGGTTCACGACCAGGCCCACGCGCTTGCCGCGCAGGGCAGGCAGGTAGCGGCCCAGCTGCGCCGCGCCCACCACTAGCGGCCGGGCGGGGGGGGTAGGGCGGGCCGCCGGGGCCGGGCGGCGGGCGGGCACATCGGCGCTGGCCTCGCCGTGGGGCGAGCAGGCGCCGAGGCCCGCCGCCACGAAAATCCATTTCATCATGGCCCAAAAGTACCGTTGTTACTAAGAAGCGCCCAGCGCGGCCGTAGCTTTACGGCCACTCGTGAATACCGCCCGCTACATATCGCGCCGCATGGATGGCGCCGACACCGGCTCCTTTACCCATTCCGTTACGCGAATTGCCACGGTCAGCATTGCCCTGGGCATTGCCGTGATGATAGTGTCGTTCTCCATTCTGCACGGGTTTCGCGAGCAGATTCAGAACAAGATTTTCTCGTTTGGTGCCCACGTGCAGCTCTCGCGCTACGACACCAACAACTCGCTCGAAGTAGCACCCATCTCCGAGCCCCAGCTGCGGCGCGCGCTGGCCCGCTACCCCCAGGTGGCCTCCGTGCAGTCCTTCGCCCGCAAAACGGCCATCATTAAAACGCCTGACGAAGTGCTGGGCGTGGTGCTCAAGGGCGTGAGCGAGCGCCACGGCCCCAGCTCGATGCGCCAGAATATGGTGGCCGGCAAGTTCATCACCTTCGCCGATTCGGCAGCCAGCAACGACATCGTTATTTCGCAGAAAATAGCCGATAAGCTGCGCCTCAAAGTGGGTAGCAAGGCGCTGTTCTACTTCATTCAGCAGCCGCCGCGGGTGCGTCCGTTCCGGGTGTCGGGCATTTACCAAACCGGTCTAGACGAGTTCGATGAGGTGTACGTGCTCGGCGATTTGCGCCAGATTCAGGAGCTCAATGCCTGGCCCGACTCGTTGGTGGGCGGCCTTGAAGTGCGCCTGCGCGACTTTGCGCGGCTCGATGCCACCTTCGACCAATTCTACGAGCAACTGCCCTACGAGGTGCGCATCGAGAAAATAACCGACCAATACGCCCAGCTCTTCGACTGGCTCAACCTGCTGAACCGAAACGTAATTATCTTTTTGATACTCATTATTTTCGTCGCCACCTTTAATATGGTCGCCACCATTTTCATCATGATTCTGGAGCGCACCAAGATGATTGGCATCCTGAAGGCCGTGGGCGCCACCGACAACCAAATTCGGGAAATGTTCTTCTTTCGCGGGCTATCCATTACCCTCAAAGGGCTCGTCATTGGTAATGTTATCGCGCTGGGATTCTGCGCGTTGCAGTATTATTTCCGTGTCATCCCGCTCGACCCCGAGAACTACTACATGGACCGCGTGCCCATTGCCTGGGACCCCACCGTGATGGTGCTGCTCAACGTGGCTACGCTCACCGCGTCCATCCTTTCGGTACTCATTCCTACCTACCTGATTGCGCGCATCAAGCCGATGGTCGCCATTCGGTTCGACTAAAGCGCTTGCGTGGGGTAGGGCCTGGAACCCAGCTTGTTTATGGCCTGTTAAGCCCGGCAACCCGACCAAAAAAGCCCGCTGGGAAACTGGAAATCAACTTTTTATCTCCTCATACTGTCATCCCCTTTTTTAGCGTTTACCCAATGCAAAGCGGCCGTTGGCCGATGGAAGAGGGGGTAGGGGGTGAAAAAAACCGTATCTTGCGGGTCCAAATAAAGCATTTTTCTACTTCGGGCGCATGCAACCAACCTGTCGCCCTGCTGCCTCTCAAGGGTATCACAATCTTCTTTTTTTCATGAAAAACCTCGTTCTACGAGCAAGCCAGCTGATGCTGGCACTAGTGCTGCTAGGCAGCCTCGGCCTCACTAGCTGCAAGTCTTCTGATTCTACCACCGTACTGGGTAACTGGACTCCAGCCAGTACGTTTAGCGGCGCGGCCCGCAGCAATGCCGTCAGCTTTGTTATCAATAACGTGGCCTACGTAGGCACCGGTGTCGATATTAATGCCAAGAAATACAGTGATTTCTATTCACTAGACCCAGCTACCGGCGGCTGGAATAAAGTAACGCCATTGCCCGCTACCGCTGCCGCGCGCTACAACGCCGTAGCCTTCTCTGCCGCTGGCAAAGGTTACGTGGGCACCGGCTACGATGGGGTCAACCTGTTGAGTGACTTCTGGCAGTTTGACCCGACGGTTAATACCGTTACCACCACCACCACGGGCACCATGACCACGACGACGACTACCATCGGCAGCTGGAAGCGGGTGGCCGACTTTCCAACCCCGAACGGCTCGGGCCGCTACGGCGCGGTAGCCGCTAGCATCAGCGATATTGGCTACGTAGGCTGTGGCTACGACGGCAATAACGAGAATGACTTCTATAAATATGACCCCACTAAAAATACCTGGACGGCCTTGACGGCCGGCTTCCCCGGTAAAAAGCGTATTGGAGCAACCGCTTTCGTCATCAACGGTCAAATGTACATGGGTACGGGTATTGACAATAACTTGTACGTAACGGATTTCTGGGCCTATAACCCGGTTGGCAACGGCACCTGGACTCAGAAGAACTACCTGGCCAACATCAGCAACTCGACAGGCTCGTATGATTACAGCGCCGTGGCGCGGGCCTACGCTTCTTCCTTCGTAGTTGGCAACCTGGGCTACGTAACGGTGGGCAGCAACAGCGCCGTGCGCGCCGACGTCCAGGCTTACGACCCTACTATGGACACCTGGACGGCTACCAACCCCTTCACGTTTACCGGCGGCGGGGCCGGGCGCAACTCAGCCGTGTCGTTTGGCATTGGTAACTACGGCTATGTGGGCACGGGCTACAACGGTAGCCAACGCTTCGATGATTTCTATAAATTTGACCCTAGTGCAGCGCAGCAGTAACGCAGCGACGCGAACAATGGCCAGCTGGCTCCGGGTTTCCTCCCGGAGCCGGCTGCCCTACGCCCTTCTGCTGGCGCTGGCGCTGCTGGCGGCCAGCTGCACCAAGGATGTCAGCGACATTGGGGTAGGGCTGCCCGACGCGCAGGCCAATACCGGGGCGTATCTCATCGATACCGTTACTATCCGGACCTCCACGGTGTTGCGTGACTCGGTAATAACCTCCAACTCGGACAACCTGCTGGTGGGCCGCTACACCGACCCGCAGTTGGGCACGCTCACGGCTAAAAGCTTCTTTCAGGTGGGCCTGACCGATGCATTCCACCCCGACCCCACCTTCGTGTACGACTCCACGACGCTGGTGCTGCACGCGGCAACCCCCAAGACGCCCGATAGCTACCTCTACGGCGACACCACCAAGACCCAGGCCTTGTTTGAGGTGCATCCGCTCATCGACCCCATCTCGCTAACCAAGCCGTCTTTCGCCTCGCCCAAGCTCACCAGCCTCAACTACGACTCGACTACGCTGCTTAACAGGGGCGGTGTAGCGCCCAGGGTGCGGACCCGACCCACGCAGACCATCTTCCGCTTGCCTTTGCAGGATGTTTTTGGCATGAAGCTGCTGTCGATGGGCCAGTTGGGCCTTCTTAATACCCAAGACCTGTTTGATAACTTTCTGCCGGGCCTGGTTCTTACGCCGGCCTCCGGCGACGACGCGGCTATCGTGCGGCTGAGTGTCTCGGCCACCGGCGCGGCGCTGATGCTCTACTACCACGACCCGACCAATCCGACGGTAGCGCTTTCCAGCACGTTCTCGCTGGCAAATGGCAACCGGCACTTCTACCAGGTAAAGGCTGGCCGCAGCACGGCGGCCATCCGGAATCTGCCCACTACCTCGCTCCAGGCGGTCAATTCCTCCCTCACCGGGATGACTACCGTGGTCGAAGGAGCCCTGGGCCTGCAAACCCGGTTGGAGTTTCCCTACCTCACCGACTTGCAGCAGTTTGGGGCCAACCTCACCGTCACCAATGCCCAGATTACGGCCTTGGTGCCAGCTTCCACGCTTTCGCCATTCGTGCCGTTGCCACCTAATCTCACGATTAGACTCACCGATGCCAACAACCATCCTACTGCCACTTACGTGGGTAGCGTGGCGTATGCTTCGGGGGTGTCGTCAACCACCGGCATCGAACAAGGTTCGTACAATTGGGTGGTAACTGGTTATATACAAGGAGTTATCAACCGAACGATTCAGAATAATGGCTTCCTGATTTCTTCCGCCGCGCCGGCTCTTCCCAACCGGGCAATCCTGGGTGACTCACGCAACACGACCAATAAGCTCGCGCTGCGGATATATTTCATCACGGTAAAGTAAGCAGTTGCTTCACCGCGTTGGCCGCCGCAAAGGGGGTAGCAATTGCCGCGATGCGCGGAAATTGCTACCCCCTTTCATTATTATCGATAAAAGGGACAACTAAGCCTACCCCTCTTTCTGTTTAAGGAGGGTGTCTGACCTGCCTCTTGCCTCCGCCGCCCGCCCCGACCTGCTGCGCGTTTCCTACGACGATTACCGCGCCCTACCCGCTATTGCCAACTCCGACCTGTCGCGCCTGCGCGATGCCCTCGACGGCCGCCCGCCCCGCCCCGACTCCGGCTCGGGTGCCCTGAGCTTCGGCACTGCCTTCCACACGGCCCTGCTGGAGCCGGCCGACTACCAAGCCGGTCAGCCCGGCCTCAACGACACCCTCATTTGGTGGCTGGTCGAGGGCGTGAAGCTGAATACGGAGCTGAATCGCCTGCTCGAACACGGCGTGACCGAGCGTAGCGCCGTGTTCAGCGAGCCTACCACCGGCACGCTCTGCAAGCTGCGCGCCGACTTGGTGCTGGACCAGCCTGGCCAGCCCTACACCGTCGTTGATTTCAAAACTACCCTGGCCCGCGACGCCGACCACTTCCGGCTGCAATGCAGCCACTACGACTACGACCGCCAAGCCGCCTTCTACCTCGATGCCCTCCAGGCCGACCGCTTTCTGCTGGTAGGCGTGCAAAAAGTAGAGCCTTTCGGCGTTTTCCCCCTCGAAGTGCCTGCCGCTATGCTGGCCGAAGGCCGCCGCAAGTATATGCACCTGTTGCAATTGCTGCGCGCTCCCGCCACCGCCCCCGCCTACCGGGCCGAAGCCGTGCAGGCTGCCGCCGCCGCCCTGGGCCACGGTCAGCCGTCTGCCGGCTAGCCCAAGCGTTGGTTGTCGGGGAATTTGCTAAACAATTAGTTAGCCAAGCAAGTACTGCTGGTAGTTGCCTGACGGCGACCCCCGTTGCTGGTCCGGTAACAAGGCCAGGCTGTTAGTATCCCTACCCTCTCCACCATGAATACGGTTAAAAAAGCGCTACTGGTGCGCCTCGAAGTGAAGCCCGGCCACGAGCAAACCGTTGCGAATTTTCTGCGTGGTGCCCTGCCCATTGTGCAGGCCGAGCCCGCCACCTTCACCTGGTACGCCTTGCAGCTGGGGCCATCCACCTTCGGCATTTTTGATACCTTCCCCGATGAAGAGGGCCGAAAAGCCCACTTGGCGGGCCAGGTAGCCGCGGCCCTGGGCACCCACGCCGACCTATGGGCCAGCCCCCCCGCCATCGAGATGGTAGATGTATTGGCCAATAAATAGTCGCTTACGCTAGACAAACTTGTTAGCCGCACCAGTGCCGTAGCGCGCCGGGGCGGCTTTTTTGTTAATTAACTGCTGTCACGCGGTGAGCAGTAGCGCGATTTTTGTGAATCGCGTCCCCGCGCCGTTGGAATGGCTTTCACGGCGCGGGGACGCGATTTACAAAAATCGCGCTACTGCCCCAGCGGCGCTTTAGCGAAGAAAGCGCGTAACAGTAGTAATTAAAAGCCAGCCAGCCCGTTAGCGGCCAACTCACGCAGCAGCTGCCCCAGGCCGGCTGGCTCTTGCAGCTGCCGCGCCAGATACTCCAGGTAGTCCGTTTCGGCCCGCAGGTCGCGCTTAATCTGGCGCAGGCGGGTGCGCTGCTGCTTTTCGGTGCCGCTCCAGGGCGCGTCTTCCACGGGGCGCTGGGCGGCGGCCAGCTCCTGCGCCAGCTGCGTCTGCTGCTGCGCCAGCGCGGCAGTGTAGCGCCGCAGCAACGCATTAGCTTCGGGGCTGGCGGCGGGGGTAGGGACCTCACTGGCAGCCAGCAACGCCAGCAAAGCGGCCAGGTCGCCGGCCGCGTAGGCCGCCGTAATGCGCTGCATCAGCGCCGTTTGGGCCTGCTGGGTGGCCGCATCGGCCTGGGCCGCCCGGTCGGGGTGGTGCAGGCGGGCCAGCTGCCGGTAAGCAGCCTTGGTGTTTTGCAGCAACGACTGGCCCTCGGCTTCGGCGGCCTGGGCCTGGGTAGCGTGGTGCAGCTTCTTGCGCTGCTGCCGACGGGCGCGGGCCGCCGCCGCCGCTTGCTCGTGCGGCAACTCGTGCGCAGTAGGCGGTTCGGCCGGCGAGAGGGGGGTAGGGGCCACCTCCTCGTCTGGCACGGGCGCAATAGGCGCGTAGCGCGCCAGTAGCTCGCCCTCATCCTCCCCAAAGCGCCTTTCCAGGCTGTGGGCATTATGCACTAGCAGCTCCGTCACCTGCATCGCCTCGGCGCGGTTGAGGTAGCCGTCGGTCAGGGCAAGTTCGAGCGGCGCGTACAGTGCCCGG from Hymenobacter psoromatis includes the following:
- a CDS encoding ABC transporter permease; protein product: MGIAVMIVSFSILHGFREQIQNKIFSFGAHVQLSRYDTNNSLEVAPISEPQLRRALARYPQVASVQSFARKTAIIKTPDEVLGVVLKGVSERHGPSSMRQNMVAGKFITFADSAASNDIVISQKIADKLRLKVGSKALFYFIQQPPRVRPFRVSGIYQTGLDEFDEVYVLGDLRQIQELNAWPDSLVGGLEVRLRDFARLDATFDQFYEQLPYEVRIEKITDQYAQLFDWLNLLNRNVIIFLILIIFVATFNMVATIFIMILERTKMIGILKAVGATDNQIREMFFFRGLSITLKGLVIGNVIALGFCALQYYFRVIPLDPENYYMDRVPIAWDPTVMVLLNVATLTASILSVLIPTYLIARIKPMVAIRFD
- a CDS encoding antibiotic biosynthesis monooxygenase, which gives rise to MNTVKKALLVRLEVKPGHEQTVANFLRGALPIVQAEPATFTWYALQLGPSTFGIFDTFPDEEGRKAHLAGQVAAALGTHADLWASPPAIEMVDVLANK